A single window of Haliotis asinina isolate JCU_RB_2024 chromosome 5, JCU_Hal_asi_v2, whole genome shotgun sequence DNA harbors:
- the LOC137285299 gene encoding alpha-L-fucosidase-like, producing the protein MTGMLLFTLLTVTLAAGARYDPTWESLDQRPLPAWYDEAKFGIFLHWGVFSVPGFMGAWLQDYWNISDVVKYRKDNYRPSFTYADFAPQFTAEFYNPDDWAEIFNASGARYVVLTAKHCEGFCNWPTKHSFKWNAMDVGPHRDLVGELANSIRRTTNIRFGLYHSLYEFVNPYFLEDQKNGFKTQDFVKYKTMPELYELVNMYKPEMIWSDGDWLANSTYWNSTEFLAWLYNDSPVKDTVVTNDRWGKDATCHHGGYLTCKDRFNPGVLQERKFEDSTTIHKLYWGFIRNTKLSDFHTIEELITELVTVVSCGGNILLNAGPTPDGMIGPIFEERLRQIGQWLKVNGDSIYETRPWTTQNDTATPGVWYTSKKSATGISVYAIALNWPRGGKLELAAPQAGPATTVTLLGYPGHFEFQAGATSGITITVPAIPADQMPCQWAWVFRLDNLKNQ; encoded by the exons ATGACTGGGATGCTTCTGTTTACGCTGCTGACAGTGACTCTAGCAGCAGGTGCTCGCTACGACCCTACATGGGAGTCACTGGACCAGAGGCCCCTCCCGGCCTGGTACGACGAGGCCAAGTTTGGCATCTTTCTGCACTGGGGGGTGTTCTCGGTTCCAGGCTTCATGGGGGCGTGGCTTCAGGACTATTGGAACATATCAGACGTTGTTAAGTATAGGAAAGACAACTACAGACCAAGTTTTACCTATGCCGATTTTGCACCTCAATTCACAGCTGAATTCTATAACCCCGACGACTGGGCGGAGATATTCAACGCCTCGGGTGCAAG ATATGTTGTGCTGACAGCAAAGCATTGTGAAGGATTCTGCAACTGGCCAACCAAACACTCCTTCAAGTGGAATGCCATGGACGTTGGCCCTCATAGGGACCTAGTGG GTGAGTTGGCCAACTCCATAAGGAGGACTACGAATATCAGGTTTGGTCTTTACCACTCACTGTACGAGTTTGTCAACCCCTATTTCCTGGAGGATCAGAAGAATGGTTTCAAAACTCAAGACTTTGTTAAG TACAAGACAATGCCCGAGTTATATGAGCTGGTGAACATGTACAAGCCTGAAATGATTTGGTCTGATGGGGATTGGTTGGCAAATTCTACCTACTGGAATTCTACTGAGTTCCTAGCCTGGCTGTATAATGACAG CCCTGTAAAGGACACTGTGGTGACGAACGACCGCTGGGGTAAAGACGCCACGTGCCATCATGGCGGGTACTTAACCTGTAAGGACAGATTCAACCCAG GAGTGCTACAGGAGCGCAAGTTTGAAGATTCTACCACGATTCACAAGTTGTACTGGGGATTCATCAGGAACACCAAGTTGAGTGACTTCCACACCATTGAGGAACTCATTACTGAGCTCGTCACGGTTGTCAG CTGTGGTGGCAACATCCTGCTGAATGCTGGCCCCACACCAGACGGAATGATCGGCCCGATCTTTGAGGAGAGGCTCCGACAGATAGGACAATGGCTGAAGGTTAATGGGGACTCCATCTATGAGACTCGACCCTGGACTACCCAGAACGATACAGCGACACCTGGTGTCTG GTACACTTCCAAGAAGTCTGCCACCGGCATTTCCGTGTACGCCATAGCTCTCAACTGGCCAAGGGGAGGTAAGCTGGAGCTAGCTGCCCCTCAAGCGGGTCCCGCCACCACAGTGACATTGCTAGGATACCCAGGACACTTTGAGTTCCAAGCTGGCGCCACATCAGGAATAACAATCACAGTTCCAGCAATTCCAGCTGATCAGATGCCTTGTCAGTGGGCCTGGGTCTTTAGACTTGATAATCTTAAGAACCAGTAA
- the LOC137285296 gene encoding alpha-L-fucosidase-like encodes MARLLLFALLTVTLAAGARYDPTWESLDQRPLPAWYDEAKFGIFLHWGVFSVPSFTGAWLQDYWNRSDVVKFRKDNYRPDFTYADFAPQFTAEFYNPDDWAEIFNASGARYVVLTAKHHEGFCNWPTKHSFNWNAVDVGPHRDLVGDLANSIRRTTNIRFGLYHSLFEFVNPYFLEDQKNGFTTQDFVKYKTMPELYELVNMYKPEVIWSDGDWVANSTYWNSTEFLAWLYNESPVKDTVVTNDRWGKDATCHHGGYLTCEDRFNPGVLQKRKFEDSTTIHKSYWGFIRNTKLSDFHTIEELITELVRVVSCGGNILLNAGPTPDGMISPIYEERLRQIGQWLNVNGDSIYETRPWTHQNDTATPGVWYTSKKSATGISVYAIALNWPRGGKLELADPQAGPATTVTLLGYPGQFDFQAGATSGITITVPAIPADQMPCQWAWVFRLDNLNNQ; translated from the exons ATGGCTAGACTGTTGCTGTTTGCACTGTTGACAGTGACTCTAGCGGCAGGTGCCCGCTACGACCCTACATGGGAGTCACTGGACCAGAGGCCCCTCCCGGCCTGGTACGACGAGGCCAAGTTTGGCATTTTTCTGCACTGGGGTGTGTTCTCCGTGCCGAGCTTCACGGGGGCGTGGCTTCAAGACTACTGGAACAGATCGGACGTTGTTAAGTTTAGGAAAGACAACTACAGACCGGATTTCACCTATGCCGATTTTGCACCTCAATTCACAGCTGAATTCTATAATCCCGACGACTGGGCGGAGATATTCAACGCCTCAGGAGCAAG atatGTTGTGCTGACAGCAAAGCACCATGAAGGATTCTGCAACTGGCCAACCAAACACTCTTTCAATTGGAATGCCGTGGACGTTGGCCCTCATAGGGACCTAGTGG GTGACTTGGCCAACTCCATAAGGAGGACTACGAATATCAGGTTTGGTCTTTACCACTCACTGTTCGAGTTTGTCAACCCCTATTTCCTGGAGGATCAGAAGAATGGTTTCACAACTCAAGACTTTGTTAAG TATAAAACAATGCCCGAGTTATACGAGCTGGTGAACATGTACAAGCCTGAAGTTATTTGGTCTGATGGGGATTGGGTGGCAAATTCCACCTACTGGAATTCTACTGAATTCCTAGCCTGGCTGTATAATGAAAG CCCTGTAAAGGACACCGTGGTGACGAACGACCGCTGGGGTAAAGACGCCACTTGCCATCATGGCGGGTACTTAACCTGCGAGGACAGATTCAACCCAG GAGTGCTACAGAAGCGCAAGTTTGAGGATTCTACCACGATTCACAAGTCGTACTGGGGATTCATCAGGAACACCAAGTTGAGTGACTTCCACACCATTGAGGAGCTCATTACTGAGCTGGTCAGGGTTGTTAG CTGTGGTGGCAACATCCTGCTGAATGCTGGTCCCACCCCAGACGGAATGATCAGCCCGATATATGAGGAGAGGTTGCGTCAGATAGGACAATGGCTGAACGTTAATGGGGACTCCATCTATGAAACTCGACCCTGGACTCACCAGAACGACACAGCGACACCTGGTGTCTG GTACACGTCCAAGAAGTCTGCCACCGGCATTTCTGTGTACGCCATAGCTCTCAACTGGCCAAGGGGAGGTAAGCTGGAGCTAGCTGACCCACAAGCCGGTCCCGCCACCACGGTGACGTTGCTAGGATACCCAGGACAGTTTGATTTCCAAGCTGGAGCCACATCAGGAATAACAATCACAGTTCCAGCAATTCCAGCTGATCAGATGCCTTGTCAGTGGGCCTGGGTCTTTAGACTTGATAATCTCAACAACCAGTAA